Within the Kluyveromyces lactis strain NRRL Y-1140 chromosome A complete sequence genome, the region GACATTAACAGAAACTTCTTATTTGCAGGTGATTGGATGAAACCATACCACAAGCACGTTACCGAATTGTTGGAACAAGATCTTCCAGTTCTAATTTACGCAGGTGACAAGGATTTCATCTGTAACTGGTTGGGTAACCAAGCTTGGACCAACTTATTGCCATATAAGGATGCCGAAGAATTTGCTAAACAACCAGTTAAGAATTGGGTTACTTCTGTTGGTAAGAAGGCCGGTAAGGTTAAGAACTTTGACAAGTTCACCTTCCTAAGAGTATACGGTGCTGGACACATGGTACCATTCGACCAACCAGAAAATGCTTTGGATATGGTTAATGACTGGGTTAACGGTAAGTTTGACTTCGAGCATTAGGCTTTGCCAAGCTTCCTCCATTGAGTCATTATCACTTTGTCCAATAAACTTTACACTAAAAAAGAACCAATCTTAGTAAATATATGTAAAAACGTGTATGCATATATTCTAATTCACTCTATATTATTACTATAAACCAGCTTCTCGGCCCTTAACCTACAGCCTTGCATCGTCTCTGCTCTTTACTCATTCCTTCCCCTGTGTACTTTATAATCATCTGATCGTAGATCtatatttgaaataaagaattGTTAAAACTGAAACTCATCCATCTCAAAGGAATGACCATAAAAGTTGTAAATTTATGTAAAATATCGGCATTGATAACAGCATATAGACGCCAGAACTGATCATTACAACAATGGCTACACAGCAAAATAAGAATAGAGTGTATATCCTTTTGCAATACGTATTGGCAGCATTGGTGCTtattgctgctgttgagtatttcaaatataaaACGCGTATCTCCTACGAATGGTTCCATTGCACAGTACAATCCGAAGAGCTCTTTGATCATCCAGAAGGATCACCTCTGAAACTATGGGCTATTGGAGGTCCATCATGTGACAAGAGAGGTGAGCTGAAGACTATTATGAAGCGTATTACAATGGattttgatccaaatgTGGAACCAGTCAAGTTCTGTATTGTGGAAGACACTAAGGTGAAATCCATCCATTACCCAATAGAAGACGGTAACAAAGGTGACCCAGGTTACATCTCATTCGTTGGGTACGAGCGTGACTCCGATGTTGTAGAACAAGCCTGCGCTTCTTATGCTGCAACCGTCTTCAATTTATAGTTTTATTTATACAATGAAATAACTGaccaaaaagaaaaaatagTGGAAACGATAATTGTTTACTGTGCATCTCTCCATAATATAATGATACATATCTTTGAAACGGTTTATTTACAATGGACTTTTGACTCTCATCTAAAGATCTTCAGTTGTCACCTAGGTCAGGAACAGATGCTGATGGAGTGGAAGGAGCAATTGGGGTTGAGCTTTCGGTGCCAACTTTACTAGTAGATGTGCCATTACTGCCTTGAGCCGCAGCTGCATTGGCAGCAACACCACCATTATACATCGGACAGGATTTATTAGTCCTGATATGACCGATAGCTCCACAAGTTGCACATCTACGAGTCGTGttcttggatttggaaACCTTACCATCTTTAGTCTTTTCTCTGGCAGCTTTACGAGCttgtcttctttctttagatttttccaatttagccaattgttcttccaatagtttcttttgcttcaaTTGCCTTTCCTCTTCGTTCTCACCGCCAACAATGGTTATGTTATCGttgatcaattcatcaagacCCAAATTACGCTCCGCCTCTTCACGCCTCTTTTCATACGCACGTAAGTAACCTTGAATGACCCTAGGGTCTCTGACTATAACAGTTTGTCGTTGAATGATACCGTTGGAatctctcttctttctagTAATCCGTAACACTTTCTCGTCAGGTCTTGTCGAGGGAACATGCTTATTACTTTCATTAACGATATCTGGATCatccatttcttcaaaggGATTTTGAATGCTTAAAGACTTGGCTTGGTTATACCACGTCCTacttatttcttcttcatatGCTTTCTGTTGTTGCGCGACATTGTAACTATGACCACCAGCAATTTGCGGTTGATCCTTTGAACCGGATTTTACAAACCCACCCTTCATAGAGGTTTTCAAAAACGAAAAACCTTCACCACAACCAGTAGGATCACCAGGTCCATGTATTTGAATCATTGCTCTCATCTGTGTAgcattcaagaaattcttgGTAGCATTCCAAAATATTAAGTTCTCCTCCAACTCCTTAGCTCTTTCATCGAAGTTGTAGAAATCAATATCTTCCTGGAACTGTTGACCATAATACATGGATTCAACGAGTGAAACATCTTCAGGAGTAACCATTTTCTTCACGTTTTCGTTATCCAGTAAAACTTCTCCCTCCTTTAGTTTCCAGAAACCTTGATCATCACCTTCACGTTGATACTTCATGAATTCCTTTAATCTTTGTCTGTTTTGCATATCATTTTGTTCTGGGAAATGACGAGCCACCTGTTTCACTAACAGTCTGTTTTCCGgagatttgttcaaaataCGATACACAACCATCCTCAAACGGTTCTTACCCATAGCAGTAACCTTTCTAGAATTCGGACCAGGAACTTCGACCACTGGGAACGTTTGACCGACAGCAAAGAGATGATTAATTTGACGCAAATAGAATCTGTTACCGGACCCATTACCAAGACTTTTCACCAGAAGGAAATCGGTCTTAGAGACCTCATGTTTGAAAACGGGGGCTCTGACCATATTGTTATATAAAGTGGGAACAATGTTTCCTGGACTGACGAAAccaaaattccaaaatgGTGATTTATCCTGCACACCTAATACATGAGTCTCACCAACGGGTAATTTTGGTCTGGAGCTGTCTGTTTCTCCCGTCTTTCTATAATAATTGATAAGCTTGTTAGCCATACCAAATTTAGATAACGCAACAGGTTGCTGTTCACTGTATTCCATCAGGAACACTTGAGCACTGTCACCAACAGTCAAGTCCGCAGAATGTTGGAAAATTTCGTGCACATCCTTACCTTTatccttctttctcttaCGGGTCTTTATCTTACTGAACACTATGTTGGTACCAGGACGAATCCGTTTCCCGAAATGATTTCTATGAAAGTGTCTCAACTGATCTTTTGGTAACACAACTTTGTAGAATGGAGATTGTAGGCGCGTCGCCGGTTGAGAATGTTCTATATTCAAATTCGAAATTGTAGATCTGATCTTTTTTTGAtagttctttttcaaaatcttgTAAGTGTCATCGTTAGAGATGTTGAACTTTGCTAGTAGAGATTTCTCATTATATGGTATTAGAGGTTTAACGACCTTTTGTGCCGATTCGATTTTATTCTCATTAGGCAAAATAAGTAATCGCTCATCATTCATATCAATTGGCGGTTCTTTAGCACTCACCTTACCATTTAtgatatcatcttcgttCCATTCCCAGTCTTTcccatcttcttctaaagTGTTCTCAACTGCTGGCGGATTCCTCTTGTTACTCGTCATTGGCTCCTCATTTTCTCTATCGTCAACAATTTTCTCATAATCCCATTCATCAGCTACAATGAGAAGATCTTCCGGTATCACTTCATCGTGCTCATCTTTCTTGTCATCTACAGTatcttctttatatatCTCATCGTATGCTACTTTGATAACATTTCTTCGTTGAACTTCAGAGAACTCGCTTATAGCACTTTGCCAAGGCTTTACGCTTTTACTCCTcatcttgaacaatttttttgtatccttttgaacttgaaactTCACTTTAATGGGTATGAGAGGTTTTAAAATTCTGTTTCGAAGGTATAACTCCCTTTGCCATTGATACTTCGCCAACGGTTTTGGAGCTATCTTGGTCATTCTTAGGACTCTACCCGGCTTTAGCTCAGGGAAATAAGACTGAAATAATAACTGTTCTTCCTTCGCATTTTGTTCCTCTTGTTTCCTTCGCTGTTCCTCCATTAACCTCCTGTGTTGCTCATCATATTCGTTAAATTGGTGTTGTTCTGGACCAAATGACTGATATGTGCTCTCCATGAACAATGCATTATTACCTTGTACTTCAAATCCAGCAGCGTCAACTTCATGCATCACATCACCATGGTCCATCAGAGTCATATATTCGTCGTCTTCAGTCAGACTCCGCTGAAACGACCCTTCATTATGCCTGTTCGGAGAATGGGATggctcttcttcctccggtaattcttcatctgccaattcatcttcatcttcaaaatcaatagCATTCGGCAGATGCTCTGTTTCATCTTGCTTACCATTGCCGCCACCACTAGTATAATTACTAATATCTAATGCCCCAAACTCACCACCAAATAGAGCGTTATACgcatcatcttcattgcTGAAATCCTTCTTTGCCTTGCCTTGTTTCTTGCTTCCTGAGCTTCCAGCAACCCTAGGCATTTCGCAAAAATGGGTGTATTATGACTGGAATCAGATTAGAATTCTGTTATTGACAGAAATATTGGCTCACAGAGTTGAATGAACCTATTTAACCACCCTTTTTATGACTTCGAGCACTCTTTACTGAAATGTACATATCAGCTCTTCAACTTTGTTtagattttgatattgagGGATCAATCCAGAGACCGGGTAACGTAATTTCAGTGCAATCCATGTAACATAAACCACTATCATGGCCCAGATTGGCCACTTCACTCGAATTAACAAGGTTATATGCAATGTGTAGCATGCACTCATCTCATTTACTGGCTTTTCGTTTCAATAAGTGGTTCGCTGACCTATTAATCGACCATTTTATCCCATTTAAGGTCaatttttgttgataattCTGCCAACATGAAATTAAAGCCAAACATCAAGAGCTTAAAGCTTAACAGTGCGAGCAGAGATCTAAAGGTACAATGCGACAATCTTTTAGGTGTTAGATCGACTAACTCGGCCAATTATTTCAGCAAATTTACACACTGAGCCATATACTTAACAGAAAGTGAGAATGTCTTTGATAAGTAGGGCAAATCGTCTTGGAGGTTTCACGACCGATGCAAAGCATTGGGAATACGAATGGTCCACTACTGCtaaacaaaatgaaaatggtactGATGAGAAGGTAAAATATAAGTTCAAGCAATGGGTAAAAAAAGATCATCCTTTGAGAGATGTAGTTGAGGATGATACAGATGTTCTTAACttagatgaatttgatagGACGAAGATAGCTAAGAAAAATGCTCGTGTCCAGGAGAAAAGTGGCCCAGATTCACTCTCAATTAACGATATAAGAGGAGCTGTTGGTGGTTCTGACATTCCTGGGTTCTCAGGATCGGATGCTAAG harbors:
- the LIP1 gene encoding sphingosine N-acyltransferase subunit LIP1 (similar to uniprot|Q03579 Saccharomyces cerevisiae YMR298W Protein required for cell viability) — its product is MATQQNKNRVYILLQYVLAALVLIAAVEYFKYKTRISYEWFHCTVQSEELFDHPEGSPLKLWAIGGPSCDKRGELKTIMKRITMDFDPNVEPVKFCIVEDTKVKSIHYPIEDGNKGDPGYISFVGYERDSDVVEQACASYAATVFNL
- the RTT102 gene encoding Rtt102p (weakly similar to uniprot|P53330 Saccharomyces cerevisiae YGR275W RTT102 Regulator of Ty1 Transposition; regulator of Ty1 transposition); translated protein: MSLISRANRLGGFTTDAKHWEYEWSTTAKQNENGTDEKVKYKFKQWVKKDHPLRDVVEDDTDVLNLDEFDRTKIAKKNARVQEKSGPDSLSINDIRGAVGGSDIPGFSGSDAKKEAESEAAVETPVVETPAEETPAEDTPAEVKDQEGDVKME
- the TAF1 gene encoding histone acetyltransferase (similar to uniprot|P46677 YGR274C Saccharomyces cerevisiae TAF1 TFIID subunit (145 kDa) involved in RNA polymerase II transcription initiation) — its product is MPRVAGSSGSKKQGKAKKDFSNEDDAYNALFGGEFGALDISNYTSGGGNGKQDETEHLPNAIDFEDEDELADEELPEEEEPSHSPNRHNEGSFQRSLTEDDEYMTLMDHGDVMHEVDAAGFEVQGNNALFMESTYQSFGPEQHQFNEYDEQHRRLMEEQRRKQEEQNAKEEQLLFQSYFPELKPGRVLRMTKIAPKPLAKYQWQRELYLRNRILKPLIPIKVKFQVQKDTKKLFKMRSKSVKPWQSAISEFSEVQRRNVIKVAYDEIYKEDTVDDKKDEHDEVIPEDLLIVADEWDYEKIVDDRENEEPMTSNKRNPPAVENTLEEDGKDWEWNEDDIINGKVSAKEPPIDMNDERLLILPNENKIESAQKVVKPLIPYNEKSLLAKFNISNDDTYKILKKNYQKKIRSTISNLNIEHSQPATRLQSPFYKVVLPKDQLRHFHRNHFGKRIRPGTNIVFSKIKTRKRKKDKGKDVHEIFQHSADLTVGDSAQVFLMEYSEQQPVALSKFGMANKLINYYRKTGETDSSRPKLPVGETHVLGVQDKSPFWNFGFVSPGNIVPTLYNNMVRAPVFKHEVSKTDFLLVKSLGNGSGNRFYLRQINHLFAVGQTFPVVEVPGPNSRKVTAMGKNRLRMVVYRILNKSPENRLLVKQVARHFPEQNDMQNRQRLKEFMKYQREGDDQGFWKLKEGEVLLDNENVKKMVTPEDVSLVESMYYGQQFQEDIDFYNFDERAKELEENLIFWNATKNFLNATQMRAMIQIHGPGDPTGCGEGFSFLKTSMKGGFVKSGSKDQPQIAGGHSYNVAQQQKAYEEEISRTWYNQAKSLSIQNPFEEMDDPDIVNESNKHVPSTRPDEKVLRITRKKRDSNGIIQRQTVIVRDPRVIQGYLRAYEKRREEAERNLGLDELINDNITIVGGENEEERQLKQKKLLEEQLAKLEKSKERRQARKAAREKTKDGKVSKSKNTTRRCATCGAIGHIRTNKSCPMYNGGVAANAAAAQGSNGTSTSKVGTESSTPIAPSTPSASVPDLGDN